The following coding sequences lie in one Yamadazyma tenuis chromosome 3, complete sequence genomic window:
- the DIP2 gene encoding beta transducin (COG:A; EggNog:ENOG503NWQD), whose protein sequence is MTDEVLAVKVSSHGKLLAISLLNNNVQVVYLDTLKLFLTLYGHKLPVLSIDISSDSKLIITSSADKNIKIWGLDFGDCHKSIFGHQDSIMNVKFIGDSHNFFSSGKDGLIKYWDGDKFECIQKLVAHQSEVWSLSVSHSGLFMVSASHDHSLRLWSATNDQVFLEEEREKEIDELYEDTLLTSLEGEEPVTEEGDDSDEVTKVTKQTMESLKAGEKLIEAIDIGYEDLNNQVQYHQALAQYQKQPHGVKPTKPESHTILMAYGMSGEQHVFKTVTSIRSAQLEDALLVLPFSYTKKLLAFIEVWMQKLNNLNQISVVCKVLNFLVKNNLKELVHQKDSDLKSQLVTIKTHLRQSLEGSSHKINFNLQGMKFVRTQWNLQHQAQYIDQAEQAAAEDSRAIKRSFVTI, encoded by the coding sequence TGTACCTCGacaccttgaagttgttcttAACATTATACGGACACAAACTCCCGGTGTTATCGATCGATATCTCCAGtgactccaagttgatcatcACCTCCTCTGCCGACAAGAATATCAAGATCTGGGGGTTGGACTTTGGAGACTGTCATAAGTCCATTTTCGGGCACCAAGACTCGATCATGaacgtcaagttcattggGGACTCGcacaacttcttctccagTGGTAAGGACGGGTTGATCAAGTACTGGGATGGAGACAAGTTCGAGTGTATCCAGAAGTTGGTTGCTCACCAGCTGGAAGTTTGGAGTCTCAGTGTCAGTCACAGTGGTTTGTTCATGGTCTCCGCGTCCCACGACCACTCGCTCCGTCTCTGGAGTGCCACCAACGACCAAGTgttcttggaagaagagcGGGAAAAGGAGATCGATGAGTTGTATGAGGATACGCTCTTGACATCgcttgaaggtgaagaaccGGTTACAGAAGAAGGTGACGACAGTGATGAGGTGACGAAGGTGACCAAGCAGACAATGGAGTCGTTGAAGGCGGGAGAGAAGCTTATCGAGGCCATCGACATCGGGTATGAGGACTTGAACAATCAAGTTCAGTATCATCAGGCGCTCGCCCAGTACCAAAAGCAGCCCCATGGGGTAAAACCCACCAAACCGGAGTCCCACACGATTTTGATGGCGTACGGTATGAGCGGCGAGCAGCATGTGTTCAAGACCGTGACAAGCATCCGGTCGGCACAATTGGAGGATGCGTTGCTTGTGCTTCCATTCTCCTACACCAAAAAGCTTCTCGCGTTCATCGAGGTGTGGATGCAAAAactcaacaatttgaaccAGATCTCGGTGGTGTGcaaggtgttgaacttcttggtgaagaacAATCTCAAGGAGTTGGTGCACCAGAAGGATCTGGATTTAAAGAGTCAGTTGGTGACAATTAAAACTCATTTGCGGCAACTGCTTGAGGGCAGCAGCCACAAGATCAACTTTAATTTACAAGGGATGAAATTCGTGAGAACCCAATGGAATTTACAGCATCAGGCCCAGTATATTGACCAGGCCGAGCAGGCGGCGGCAGAAGACTCTCGGGCTATTAAAAGGTCATTTGTCACTATTTAG